A window of the Lactobacillus gasseri ATCC 33323 = JCM 1131 genome harbors these coding sequences:
- a CDS encoding RNA-binding S4 domain-containing protein has translation MRIDKFLKVSRLVKRRTVAKEMADQGRVKVNERVVKSSYDVKVGDVIEIGFGTKQLKARVLDLRETTKKAEASDLYELID, from the coding sequence ATGAGAATCGATAAATTTTTAAAAGTATCTAGATTAGTTAAAAGACGTACAGTTGCTAAAGAAATGGCAGATCAAGGAAGAGTAAAAGTTAATGAGCGAGTAGTTAAGTCCAGTTATGACGTAAAAGTCGGTGATGTTATTGAAATCGGATTCGGTACAAAACAATTGAAAGCTCGTGTGCTTGACTTGAGAGAAACGACTAAGAAGGCTGAAGCAAGCGACTTGTATGAGCTAATTGATTAA
- a CDS encoding FtsB family cell division protein, producing MQRGPRLYNALSDEERLARLRRKAARKEKEVHRVRRNRIVACFAIAILIFGLQLIMVHVQTGRINSQIQTNKTELNQVNKTNKKLKAQVADLKDPDYVAKVIRYKFYYSKSGESIYTLPDKEEDY from the coding sequence ATGCAGAGAGGGCCACGACTTTATAATGCCTTAAGCGATGAAGAACGCTTAGCGCGCTTACGGCGTAAAGCAGCTAGGAAAGAAAAAGAAGTTCATCGCGTTCGGCGAAATCGAATTGTTGCTTGTTTTGCAATTGCAATTTTAATTTTTGGACTGCAGTTAATTATGGTCCATGTACAAACAGGTAGGATTAATAGTCAAATTCAAACGAATAAGACAGAGTTAAACCAAGTTAATAAAACTAATAAAAAATTAAAGGCGCAAGTGGCAGATCTAAAAGATCCTGATTATGTGGCTAAAGTAATACGTTATAAGTTCTACTATTCTAAATCTGGCGAATCAATATATACTCTTCCTGATAAAGAGGAGGATTATTAG
- a CDS encoding S1 RNA-binding domain-containing protein: protein MKFPIGLRLNAKVNNITKLGLFVTLPHHHHGLIFYKDFGDKWESARNKYSIGDEVRAVIINNHQGKLSLSLSQVNNPDLIDPTNEFKDSKDFTPLAKLVENSTKKIADLKNSIELSDQ from the coding sequence GTGAAATTTCCAATTGGATTAAGACTTAATGCTAAAGTTAACAATATTACTAAGCTTGGGCTCTTTGTGACTTTACCGCACCATCATCATGGCTTGATTTTTTATAAGGATTTTGGTGATAAATGGGAAAGTGCTAGGAACAAGTACAGTATTGGAGATGAAGTCAGGGCAGTTATTATCAATAATCATCAGGGAAAGCTTTCGCTCTCACTGAGTCAAGTAAATAATCCTGATTTAATTGATCCGACTAATGAATTTAAAGACAGTAAAGACTTTACTCCTTTAGCAAAGCTAGTAGAAAATTCTACAAAGAAAATAGCAGATTTAAAAAATTCAATTGAATTAAGTGACCAGTAA